In one Sphingomonas sp. AP4-R1 genomic region, the following are encoded:
- a CDS encoding TadE/TadG family type IV pilus assembly protein — protein sequence MRRVRAFFPDNRGNVLILTAAFLLPMLALIGSGVDIGRVYVARSRMQQACDAASLAGRWAFSQGQTTDTATAEAQKFFTFNFQQGSFGTAPFTPIVTVTGTTTKVVTVSASTTLRLTIMGLFGFPPMAVATTCTAEQNFVNTDIVLVLDTTGSMADKATSKDTQTKIEGLRAAVLALYDQLAPIQTQLAAANMRMRFSIVPYSSTVNVGKLIYGVDSSYIRNPAPYQKCSNYSSNNGCTGGYQAISVTHSTSNPNWFTSSSWGGCIEERQTTSTITASTSAIPAAAYDLDIDRKPDSDATRWPPYDPSYASYSKLQVACPQPAKRLQAWTRSDLDTYLQALSPDGGTYHDLGMIWGARMISSAGIFADSPSTYNGMPTNRFVIFMTDGLLDTGPTLYSAYGVEQYDKRVTGGWTSKADQDSRHQQRFNLMCSAVKNRGVSIWVVAFASSLDTNLTNCASNSGQASTSANSADLTTKFVQIGKSIGAMRLTQ from the coding sequence ATGAGGAGGGTGCGCGCATTTTTCCCGGATAACCGGGGAAATGTGCTGATCCTGACGGCGGCGTTCCTGCTGCCGATGCTCGCGTTGATCGGCTCCGGCGTCGATATCGGCCGGGTCTATGTCGCGCGGTCGCGCATGCAGCAGGCGTGCGACGCGGCCTCGCTCGCGGGGCGCTGGGCGTTCAGCCAGGGCCAGACGACGGATACGGCGACGGCCGAGGCGCAGAAATTCTTCACCTTCAATTTCCAGCAGGGCAGCTTCGGCACCGCGCCGTTCACGCCGATCGTGACGGTGACGGGCACCACGACGAAGGTGGTGACCGTCTCCGCCAGCACGACCCTGCGGCTGACGATCATGGGCCTGTTCGGCTTCCCGCCGATGGCGGTGGCGACGACCTGCACCGCCGAGCAGAATTTCGTGAACACCGATATCGTGCTGGTCCTCGATACGACGGGTTCGATGGCCGACAAGGCTACGTCCAAGGATACGCAGACCAAGATCGAGGGGCTGCGCGCCGCCGTGCTGGCGCTGTACGATCAGCTGGCGCCGATCCAGACGCAGCTGGCGGCAGCGAACATGCGGATGCGCTTTTCGATCGTGCCTTATTCCAGCACTGTGAACGTCGGAAAGCTGATCTATGGGGTCGACAGTAGCTATATCCGCAATCCGGCACCGTATCAGAAGTGCTCCAACTACAGCAGTAACAACGGTTGTACCGGCGGATACCAAGCTATCAGCGTCACACACAGCACGAGCAATCCGAACTGGTTCACCTCCAGCAGTTGGGGCGGCTGTATCGAGGAGCGACAGACGACATCGACGATCACGGCCTCGACATCGGCGATTCCGGCTGCCGCTTATGATCTCGACATTGATCGCAAGCCGGACAGCGATGCAACGCGCTGGCCGCCTTACGATCCTTCTTACGCCAGTTACTCCAAACTCCAGGTCGCCTGTCCGCAGCCCGCAAAGCGCCTGCAGGCCTGGACGCGGTCGGATCTCGATACCTACCTGCAGGCTCTTTCGCCGGATGGTGGTACATATCACGATTTGGGCATGATCTGGGGCGCGCGGATGATCTCCAGCGCGGGCATCTTCGCGGACAGCCCCTCGACCTACAATGGCATGCCGACCAACCGCTTCGTGATCTTCATGACGGATGGCCTGCTCGATACCGGCCCCACGCTCTACAGCGCCTATGGCGTGGAGCAATATGACAAGCGCGTCACCGGCGGCTGGACGAGCAAGGCCGATCAGGATTCGCGCCACCAGCAGCGCTTCAACCTGATGTGCAGCGCCGTGAAGAATCGCGGCGTCTCGATCTGGGTGGTCGCCTTCGCCAGCTCGCTGGACACCAACCTCACCAATTGCGCGAGCAATTCGGGACAGGCCTCCACCTCGGCCAATTCGGCGGACCTGACGACCAAGTTCGTCCAGATCGGCAAGAGCATCGGCGCGATGAGGCTCACGCAATGA
- a CDS encoding TadE/TadG family type IV pilus assembly protein, giving the protein MMPLSGCVRLRRLARDGRGVAAVEFALVSVPVVLMLLTLIDLGFRSYLSSQLQGTMDQAARRVTVGGVTTTSITNFVTDRMKRILPGAQVQVVPKSYDDFSQVAKPEPITTDKAPIGTYNAGDCFTDLNGNGIWDSDGGSAGNGGGDDIVYYVATVTYPALMPLRGFLGWPSTETVSATMMMRNQPYSAQPQPVTVCT; this is encoded by the coding sequence ATGATGCCCCTCTCCGGGTGCGTCCGCCTGCGCCGGCTGGCGCGCGACGGCAGGGGCGTCGCCGCCGTCGAGTTCGCGCTCGTGTCCGTGCCCGTGGTGCTGATGCTGCTCACGCTGATCGATCTCGGCTTTCGCAGCTATCTCTCGTCCCAGCTGCAGGGGACGATGGACCAGGCCGCGCGCAGGGTGACGGTGGGTGGCGTCACCACGACGAGCATCACCAACTTCGTGACGGACCGGATGAAGCGGATCCTGCCGGGCGCGCAGGTTCAGGTCGTGCCCAAAAGCTATGACGATTTCTCGCAGGTCGCCAAGCCCGAGCCGATCACGACGGATAAGGCGCCGATCGGCACCTACAATGCTGGCGACTGCTTCACCGATCTGAACGGGAATGGCATTTGGGACAGCGACGGCGGCTCCGCTGGCAATGGCGGGGGCGACGACATCGTCTATTATGTCGCCACCGTCACCTATCCGGCGCTGATGCCGCTGCGCGGGTTCCTCGGCTGGCCCAGTACCGAAACCGTCAGCGCGACGATGATGATGCGGAACCAGCCTTATTCGGCCCAGCCGCAGCCCGTGACGGTCTGCACATGA
- a CDS encoding TadE/TadG family type IV pilus assembly protein — MSASLRRLRGAERGVVLVEMGLALPLVLLVGLGGLEVARYSLTVLRMNQIAAAVADNAGRVRQGLDETDVNEIMIGGKLMGGSDFAANGRIILSDLEQRTNTSGSNGTGATSPGNPNGYRQWIRWQRCAGALSRTSSYGVPTNGSGVAVVDLDSKTNADHGAVEKNSILDGMGPAGQQISAAGGTAVMVVEVFYTYRPMVPFYSFATSSIHVFEAYNIRQRTDFTVSNGAKLSGNGRSDCRLFNTAVPAA, encoded by the coding sequence ATGAGCGCGTCGCTGCGCCGCCTGCGTGGGGCCGAACGGGGCGTGGTGCTGGTCGAGATGGGGCTGGCCCTGCCGCTCGTCCTGCTGGTCGGGCTGGGCGGGCTGGAAGTGGCGCGCTATTCGCTCACCGTGCTGCGGATGAACCAGATCGCGGCCGCCGTCGCCGACAATGCCGGCCGCGTGCGCCAGGGTCTGGACGAGACCGACGTGAACGAGATCATGATCGGCGGCAAGCTGATGGGCGGCAGCGATTTCGCCGCCAACGGCCGCATCATCCTGAGCGATCTGGAGCAGCGCACCAACACCAGCGGCAGCAACGGGACGGGCGCCACCTCGCCCGGCAATCCCAACGGCTATCGCCAGTGGATCCGCTGGCAGCGCTGCGCGGGGGCGCTCTCGCGCACCTCCAGCTATGGCGTGCCGACGAACGGCAGCGGCGTCGCCGTAGTCGATCTCGACAGCAAGACCAACGCCGATCACGGCGCGGTCGAGAAGAATTCTATCCTGGATGGCATGGGCCCGGCCGGGCAGCAGATCTCGGCGGCGGGCGGCACGGCGGTGATGGTGGTGGAGGTATTCTACACCTATCGGCCGATGGTGCCCTTTTATTCCTTCGCCACCTCCAGCATCCATGTGTTCGAGGCGTATAATATCCGGCAGCGGACGGACTTCACAGTGTCCAACGGCGCGAAGCTGAGCGGTAATGGCCGCTCCGATTGCCGACTGTTCAACACGGCGGTGCCTGCGGCCTGA
- a CDS encoding TonB-dependent receptor, translating to MGRYSFFLAPFALLSSTSVIAQAAIQSAPAPSPSAKTDGADEKGADEKEVVVTGIRQSLAGALTAKRNAPQVIDAISAEDTGKFPDKNIAEALQRVTGVQLTRAGGEGSSITIRGADASLNRVEINGQTALSTSIAAAAGNGSNRQVDFRDLPTEFLSRVEVVKSATADMTEGGLGGTVRVITRRPFDTKDGYLAGSAQGIYNQLAKTADPRLALIGSKLFAHDTLGVLLSGTYEKRTIRYDQARTTGWRQVETVQPATPAAQNCLSGRNQARCVDVDKSGFGDFYPDIPRYIQSNEPTKRYALNGIVEWRPEPNFKAYVEGTFTRSDTRSDDQYLQIGTTQAVANGGIDTGSVAIADETARTVTFVNGLNAPSGLAVNYRSVIGSLNRRTFNGIAGSEWTLGRLTLSARGTYAKSRVFNNEVDLTATVSGRDALPWIKIDYSNPQQGPNIILPIDPTSTAGVNTLSAEARPRINRQREVGGKFDAEFKPESASIFQSFKAGVEARNLTSSSTFFNSVYTLNGVTGQTTRTQSGVTGTQILSTTTPAAMLGQIQSLLGAHATVGDGSFFRTGDLGFSGIDRWLNLGQPLADAIGVPDPYGSASPLDTYRVKEENIAGYLQTAVKADVGIDLSGVFGVRLAHTRTISYGSQSANNVITPVRYSGSYTVALPSANLRAEIIPNKLVLRATATDVLARPAPSQQAPNVRLDPVALTGSRGNPGLKPYRAWQYDLGAEYYMSRTDYVSLTGFRKDITSFIDTRIQEETINGQTYAISLPVNGTQHVTIQGFEAGAQVTFGFLPGLLHNLGTVLNYTYMHDSGYEGRDYFTRDKLPFPGVSHNSYNASLFYDDGHVAIRGSYNWRSRFLINAQDRGNNPSFGEAFGQFDASLSYVVNKHFSVFLEGVNLTDATRIEDANSIYRRNVIETYGRRVYFGIRGKL from the coding sequence ATGGGACGCTACAGCTTTTTCCTGGCGCCTTTCGCGCTGCTTTCCAGCACGTCCGTGATCGCTCAGGCGGCGATCCAGAGCGCACCGGCGCCATCGCCCTCCGCCAAGACCGACGGTGCGGACGAGAAGGGCGCCGATGAGAAGGAAGTCGTCGTCACCGGCATTCGCCAGAGCCTGGCCGGCGCGCTGACCGCGAAGCGGAATGCCCCGCAGGTGATCGACGCCATTTCGGCCGAGGATACCGGCAAATTCCCCGACAAGAACATCGCCGAGGCGCTCCAGCGCGTCACCGGCGTCCAGCTCACCCGCGCAGGCGGCGAGGGCTCCAGCATCACGATCCGGGGCGCCGACGCCTCGCTCAACCGCGTCGAGATCAACGGGCAGACCGCGCTTTCCACCAGCATCGCCGCCGCCGCGGGCAATGGCAGCAACCGGCAGGTGGATTTCCGCGATTTGCCGACCGAGTTCCTCTCGCGCGTCGAGGTGGTGAAATCCGCGACGGCGGACATGACCGAAGGCGGCCTGGGCGGCACGGTGCGCGTCATCACCCGGCGGCCGTTCGATACGAAGGACGGCTATCTCGCGGGATCCGCGCAGGGCATCTACAATCAGCTGGCCAAGACCGCCGATCCCCGGCTGGCGCTGATCGGCAGCAAGCTGTTCGCCCATGACACGCTGGGCGTGCTGCTGTCGGGCACGTACGAAAAGCGCACGATCCGCTACGATCAGGCGCGCACGACCGGCTGGCGTCAGGTGGAGACGGTGCAGCCCGCGACGCCCGCCGCGCAGAATTGCCTGAGCGGACGCAATCAGGCCCGCTGCGTCGATGTCGACAAGAGCGGCTTCGGCGATTTCTATCCCGATATCCCGCGCTACATCCAGTCGAACGAGCCGACCAAGCGTTACGCCCTGAACGGCATCGTCGAGTGGCGCCCGGAGCCGAACTTCAAGGCCTATGTCGAAGGCACCTTCACCCGCAGCGATACGCGCTCCGACGATCAGTATCTCCAGATCGGCACGACCCAGGCGGTGGCCAATGGCGGCATCGATACCGGCAGCGTCGCCATCGCCGACGAAACCGCGCGCACGGTGACGTTCGTCAACGGGCTCAACGCGCCGTCCGGCCTCGCCGTCAATTATCGCAGCGTGATCGGCAGCCTCAACCGGCGGACGTTCAACGGCATCGCCGGATCCGAATGGACGCTGGGCCGCCTGACGCTGTCGGCGCGCGGCACCTATGCGAAATCGCGCGTCTTCAACAACGAGGTGGACCTCACCGCCACCGTTTCCGGCCGGGACGCCCTGCCCTGGATCAAGATCGATTACAGCAATCCGCAGCAGGGCCCCAACATCATCCTGCCGATCGATCCGACCTCGACCGCAGGCGTCAACACGCTCTCCGCCGAGGCGCGGCCACGGATCAACCGGCAGCGCGAGGTGGGCGGCAAGTTCGATGCCGAGTTCAAGCCCGAAAGCGCCAGCATCTTCCAGTCGTTCAAGGCCGGCGTGGAGGCGCGCAACCTCACCTCCAGCAGCACCTTTTTCAACTCGGTCTACACGCTGAACGGCGTCACCGGGCAGACCACCCGCACGCAATCGGGCGTGACGGGCACGCAGATCCTCTCCACCACCACGCCGGCCGCCATGCTCGGCCAGATCCAGAGCCTGCTGGGCGCCCACGCCACCGTGGGCGACGGCAGCTTCTTCCGCACCGGCGACCTCGGCTTCAGCGGGATCGATCGCTGGCTGAATCTCGGCCAGCCCCTCGCCGACGCGATCGGCGTGCCCGATCCCTATGGCAGCGCCTCGCCGCTCGATACCTATCGGGTGAAGGAGGAGAATATCGCCGGCTATCTGCAGACGGCGGTGAAGGCCGACGTGGGCATCGATCTGTCCGGCGTGTTCGGCGTGCGCCTCGCCCACACGCGCACCATCTCCTACGGCAGCCAGAGCGCGAACAATGTGATCACGCCGGTGCGCTACAGCGGCAGCTATACGGTGGCTTTGCCCTCGGCCAATCTGCGCGCCGAAATCATCCCGAACAAGCTGGTGCTGCGCGCGACCGCGACCGACGTGCTCGCCCGCCCCGCCCCGTCGCAGCAGGCGCCAAACGTCCGCCTCGATCCGGTGGCGCTGACGGGATCGCGCGGCAATCCGGGGCTGAAGCCCTATCGCGCCTGGCAATATGATCTCGGCGCCGAATATTACATGTCGCGCACCGATTATGTGTCGCTCACCGGTTTCCGCAAGGACATCACGTCCTTCATCGACACGCGCATCCAGGAAGAGACAATCAACGGGCAGACCTATGCGATCAGCCTGCCCGTGAACGGAACCCAGCATGTTACGATCCAGGGTTTCGAGGCGGGCGCGCAGGTGACGTTCGGCTTCCTGCCGGGCCTCCTCCACAATCTCGGCACCGTGCTGAACTACACCTACATGCACGACAGCGGCTATGAAGGGCGCGACTATTTCACCCGCGACAAGCTGCCCTTTCCGGGCGTCTCCCACAACAGCTACAACGCGTCACTCTTCTACGACGACGGGCATGTCGCGATCCGCGGATCCTATAACTGGCGCAGCCGCTTCCTGATCAACGCGCAGGATCGCGGCAACAATCCCTCGTTCGGAGAAGCCTTCGGCCAGTTCGACGCGTCGCTCAGCTACGTCGTCAACAAGCACTTCTCCGTGTTTCTGGAGGGCGTGAACCTGACGGACGCCACCCGGATCGAGGATGCGAACAGCATCTATCGCCGCAACGTGATCGAAACCTACGGCCGCCGCGTCTATTTCGGCATCCGGGGAAAATTGTGA
- a CDS encoding DUF779 domain-containing protein: MAHEAAGIERVVATQAALALLDEIRADHGPVLFHQSGGCCDGSSPMCYPAGDFRLGEGDILLGEVGGAPVYIGRAQGEAWAHTQLILDVVAGRGGMFSLDNGREKRFLTRGRVFTDAERDWLRTHA, translated from the coding sequence ATGGCGCATGAGGCAGCCGGAATCGAACGGGTCGTCGCCACCCAGGCGGCGCTGGCGTTGCTGGACGAGATCCGCGCCGATCATGGGCCGGTGCTGTTCCATCAGTCGGGCGGATGCTGCGATGGCTCCTCCCCCATGTGCTATCCGGCCGGCGACTTCCGCCTCGGCGAGGGCGACATCTTGCTGGGCGAGGTCGGCGGCGCGCCCGTCTATATCGGCCGCGCGCAAGGCGAGGCCTGGGCGCACACGCAATTGATCCTCGATGTCGTTGCCGGGCGTGGCGGCATGTTCAGCCTCGACAATGGCCGCGAGAAACGCTTCCTGACGCGCGGCCGGGTGTTCACCGACGCGGAACGCGACTGGCTGCGCACCCACGCCTGA
- the adhP gene encoding alcohol dehydrogenase AdhP yields MAKTMKAAVVREFGKPLTIDEVPVPEVGPGQIQVAIQASGVCHTDLHAAEGDWPVKPNPPFIPGHEGVGFVSQVGAGVKHVKEGDRVGVPWLYSACGHCVHCLGGWETLCETQLNTGYSINGGFADYVIADPNYVGHLPSSISFAEIAPVLCAGVTVYKGLKMTDTKPGDFVAISGIGGLGHMAVQYAVAMGLNVAAIDIDDAKLDLARRLGATVTVNARNEDPATIIKRETGGGVNGVLVTAVSPKAFEQAIGVTARGGTVALNGLPPGDFPLNIFGLVLNGITVRGSIVGTRLDLQESIDFAAQGKVKATVETAKLADINKIFDRMHKGQIEGRVVMDLVG; encoded by the coding sequence ATGGCGAAGACCATGAAGGCCGCCGTCGTGCGCGAATTCGGCAAGCCCCTCACCATCGATGAAGTGCCCGTGCCGGAGGTCGGCCCCGGCCAGATCCAGGTCGCGATCCAGGCGTCGGGCGTGTGCCACACCGATCTTCATGCCGCCGAGGGCGACTGGCCGGTCAAGCCCAATCCGCCCTTCATTCCCGGCCACGAGGGCGTCGGCTTCGTCAGCCAGGTCGGCGCGGGCGTGAAGCATGTGAAGGAGGGCGACCGCGTGGGCGTGCCGTGGCTCTACAGCGCGTGCGGGCATTGCGTGCACTGCCTGGGCGGCTGGGAGACTTTGTGCGAAACACAGCTCAACACCGGCTATTCGATCAATGGCGGCTTCGCCGATTATGTGATCGCCGATCCCAATTATGTCGGCCACCTGCCCAGCTCGATCAGCTTCGCCGAGATCGCGCCCGTCCTCTGCGCCGGTGTCACGGTCTATAAGGGCCTGAAGATGACGGACACCAAGCCGGGCGACTTCGTCGCGATCAGCGGCATTGGCGGCCTCGGCCACATGGCCGTGCAATATGCGGTCGCGATGGGGCTGAACGTGGCGGCGATCGACATCGATGATGCGAAGCTGGATCTCGCGCGCCGGCTGGGCGCGACCGTGACGGTCAATGCCCGCAACGAGGATCCGGCGACGATCATCAAGCGCGAGACGGGTGGCGGCGTGAACGGCGTGCTCGTCACCGCCGTCAGCCCCAAGGCGTTCGAGCAGGCGATCGGGGTAACGGCGCGCGGCGGCACCGTGGCGCTGAACGGCCTGCCGCCGGGCGATTTCCCGCTCAACATCTTCGGCCTCGTGCTGAACGGCATCACCGTGCGCGGATCGATCGTCGGCACGCGCCTGGATCTGCAGGAATCGATCGACTTCGCCGCACAGGGCAAGGTGAAGGCCACGGTGGAGACCGCGAAGCTGGCGGACATCAACAAAATCTTCGATCGCATGCACAAGGGCCAGATCGAAGGGCGCGTGGTGATGGATCTGGTGGGCTAG
- the adh gene encoding aldehyde dehydrogenase, whose translation MDAIIQDRPATTLTPPFAARYDNFIGGRWAAPKAGRYFENISPITGKVVGEIARSQAEDIEAALDAAHKAKDAWGQTSVTERARILNRIADRMEQNLETLATAETWDNGKPLRETMAADIPLAIDHFRYFAGAIRAQEGSLGEIDHDMVAYHFHEPLGVVGQIIPWNFPLLMAAWKMAPALAAGNCIVLKPAEQTPASIMVWIDLVGDLLPPGVLNIVNGFGLEAGKPLATSPRIAKIAFTGETTTGRLIMQYASENLIPVTLELGGKSPNIFFEDVVREDDDYLDKAIEGFVMFALNQGEVCTCPSRALVHEKIYDRFMERALKRVAAIVQGSPLDMATMIGAQASSEQRDKILSYVDIGKQEGAELLIGGGAADLGGELAGGYYVQPTVFRGHNKMRIFQEEIFGPVLSVTTFKDAADALAIANDTLYGLGAGVWSRDANTCYRFGRAIQAGRVWTNCYHAYPAHAAFGGYKQSGIGRENHKMMLDHYQQTKNMLVSYSPKKLGFF comes from the coding sequence ATGGATGCCATCATTCAGGACCGTCCGGCCACCACGCTCACGCCGCCGTTCGCAGCACGTTATGACAATTTCATCGGCGGCCGCTGGGCCGCGCCCAAGGCGGGCCGCTACTTCGAGAATATCTCCCCCATCACCGGCAAGGTCGTCGGCGAGATCGCCCGATCGCAGGCCGAGGATATCGAGGCCGCACTCGACGCCGCCCACAAGGCCAAGGACGCCTGGGGCCAGACCTCCGTCACCGAGCGCGCCCGCATCCTGAACCGCATCGCGGACCGGATGGAGCAGAATCTCGAGACACTCGCCACCGCCGAGACGTGGGACAATGGCAAGCCGCTGCGCGAGACAATGGCGGCGGACATTCCGCTCGCGATCGATCATTTCCGCTATTTCGCGGGCGCCATCCGCGCGCAGGAAGGCTCGCTCGGCGAGATCGACCACGACATGGTCGCCTATCATTTCCATGAGCCGCTGGGCGTGGTCGGCCAGATCATTCCGTGGAATTTCCCGCTGCTGATGGCGGCCTGGAAGATGGCGCCTGCGCTGGCCGCCGGAAACTGCATCGTGCTGAAGCCCGCCGAGCAGACCCCCGCCTCGATCATGGTGTGGATCGATCTGGTCGGCGATCTGCTGCCGCCCGGCGTACTGAACATCGTCAACGGCTTCGGGCTGGAGGCGGGCAAGCCCCTCGCCACCTCGCCCCGGATCGCGAAGATCGCCTTCACCGGCGAGACGACCACCGGCCGCCTGATCATGCAATATGCCAGCGAAAACCTGATCCCGGTCACGCTGGAGCTGGGCGGCAAATCGCCGAACATCTTCTTCGAGGATGTGGTGCGCGAGGATGACGATTATCTCGACAAGGCGATCGAGGGCTTCGTGATGTTCGCGCTCAACCAGGGCGAGGTCTGCACCTGCCCCAGCCGCGCGCTGGTGCACGAGAAGATCTACGACCGCTTCATGGAGCGCGCGCTGAAGCGCGTCGCCGCGATCGTGCAGGGCAGCCCGCTCGACATGGCGACGATGATCGGCGCGCAGGCCTCGTCCGAGCAGCGCGACAAGATCCTGTCCTATGTCGATATCGGCAAACAGGAAGGCGCGGAGCTGCTGATCGGCGGCGGCGCGGCCGATCTCGGCGGCGAGCTGGCGGGCGGCTATTATGTCCAGCCGACCGTGTTCCGCGGGCACAACAAGATGCGGATCTTCCAGGAGGAGATCTTCGGCCCGGTCCTGTCCGTCACCACCTTCAAGGACGCGGCCGACGCGCTCGCGATCGCCAACGACACGCTTTACGGCCTCGGCGCGGGCGTGTGGAGCCGCGATGCCAACACCTGTTACCGCTTCGGCCGCGCGATCCAGGCCGGGCGCGTCTGGACCAACTGCTACCACGCTTACCCCGCCCATGCGGCGTTCGGCGGCTACAAACAGTCCGGCATCGGGCGCGAAAACCATAAGATGATGCTGGATCACTATCAGCAGACCAAGAACATGCTCGTCAGTTACAGCCCGAAGAAGCTCGGCTTCTTCTGA
- a CDS encoding GAF domain-containing protein: MKQSSASHGESVFEAVRSPSSAGVSAIAASWCRSVLAHGLDPEDRDQRERMDGAALATLRTEHGLMLSVAVPVLDHIYRSVARSGCAVILSDARGVILERRAGDGDADGFSAAGLVEGARWSEAEEGTNGIGTCLFEGKPVIIHRDQHFASRNVHISCMDAPVHDPYGRLAAALDVSSCRDDHSPAMAEMIAALVRDAARQIERDFFCRHFEGHRIVLLSDDAVTGTALLAVDRDDLVIGASRAARLHLRLEDAALATPRALDQLLGEQAPLSFDDADRAVLRRALARANGNASEAARLLGIGRATLYRRMARAGMKH; this comes from the coding sequence ATGAAGCAGAGCAGCGCCAGCCACGGAGAGTCGGTGTTCGAGGCGGTGCGGTCGCCGAGCAGCGCGGGCGTATCCGCGATCGCCGCATCGTGGTGCCGATCGGTCCTCGCCCACGGGCTGGACCCCGAGGATCGCGACCAGCGCGAGCGGATGGACGGCGCCGCGCTGGCGACGTTGCGCACCGAGCATGGCCTGATGCTCTCGGTCGCCGTGCCCGTGCTGGATCACATCTATCGCTCGGTCGCGCGATCGGGATGCGCGGTGATCCTGAGCGATGCGCGCGGCGTGATCCTGGAGCGTCGGGCGGGCGATGGCGATGCGGACGGGTTCTCCGCCGCCGGGCTGGTCGAGGGCGCGCGCTGGAGCGAGGCGGAGGAAGGGACCAACGGCATCGGCACCTGCCTGTTCGAGGGCAAGCCCGTGATCATCCACCGCGACCAGCATTTCGCCAGCCGCAACGTGCACATCAGCTGCATGGATGCGCCCGTGCACGATCCTTATGGCCGGCTGGCCGCCGCGCTCGACGTCTCCAGCTGTCGCGATGATCACAGCCCGGCGATGGCGGAGATGATCGCGGCCCTCGTCCGCGATGCCGCGCGCCAGATCGAACGCGACTTTTTCTGCCGCCATTTCGAGGGGCATCGCATCGTCCTGCTCTCCGACGATGCGGTGACGGGCACGGCGCTGCTGGCGGTGGACCGCGACGATCTGGTGATCGGCGCCAGCCGCGCCGCGCGGCTGCACTTGCGGCTGGAGGATGCCGCGCTGGCGACTCCGCGCGCGCTGGATCAGCTGCTGGGCGAACAGGCGCCGCTCTCGTTCGACGATGCCGATCGCGCCGTGCTGCGCCGCGCGCTGGCGCGCGCCAACGGCAATGCCAGCGAGGCCGCGCGCCTGCTCGGCATCGGCCGCGCGACCCTCTATCGGCGCATGGCGCGCGCCGGGATGAAGCACTGA
- a CDS encoding FUSC family protein, which produces MPHSNLLDRYGSQLRQAARVLIGCALTYTAYRMLHLAQGYWAVFTVIIVLQGSIATTLGAALDRLFGTIAGALIGGIATVAIQHGDVTIGVALVVVVGITAFAAAVRPQLKVAPVTAAILLLTQPQGMPVLHFVIDRIVEIALGGLIGVAVSVLVFPARSQPLVIARAAAVLEQMQRILGVLAAAVGDTGTPALAGEHGPLRAALGAVEQAARDAERERASGLAYGAPPPVIARALWRIRNDLILVARAIDLPLPAPAAHLIAAPATALLAAEAEYAGRCATALRAGTAAATGDEQPLYQAFEEAFGSLRQSGLIRTMDFADAGRVFGLAFAIEILHRDLADLGGRLGQEIGKTGG; this is translated from the coding sequence ATGCCCCACTCGAACCTTCTCGACCGCTACGGCTCCCAATTGCGCCAGGCCGCGCGGGTGCTGATCGGCTGCGCGCTGACCTACACGGCCTATCGCATGCTTCACCTCGCCCAGGGCTATTGGGCGGTGTTCACGGTGATCATCGTGCTGCAGGGCTCGATCGCCACCACGCTGGGCGCCGCGCTGGATCGGCTGTTCGGAACGATCGCCGGCGCGCTGATCGGCGGCATCGCCACGGTCGCGATCCAGCATGGCGATGTCACGATCGGCGTCGCCCTGGTCGTGGTGGTCGGCATCACGGCCTTTGCGGCGGCGGTGCGCCCGCAGCTCAAGGTGGCGCCCGTCACCGCCGCGATCCTGCTGCTCACGCAGCCGCAGGGAATGCCCGTCCTGCACTTCGTGATCGATCGCATCGTCGAGATCGCGCTGGGCGGGCTGATCGGCGTCGCGGTCAGCGTATTGGTTTTCCCGGCGCGCTCGCAACCGCTCGTCATCGCGCGCGCCGCCGCCGTGCTGGAGCAGATGCAGCGCATCCTCGGCGTTCTCGCCGCCGCCGTCGGGGATACGGGGACACCCGCCCTGGCCGGAGAGCATGGACCGCTGCGCGCCGCGCTCGGCGCGGTGGAGCAGGCCGCCCGCGATGCCGAACGCGAGCGCGCCTCCGGGCTGGCCTATGGCGCGCCGCCGCCCGTGATCGCGCGCGCGCTCTGGCGGATCCGCAACGACCTGATCCTCGTGGCACGCGCGATCGATCTGCCGCTTCCCGCGCCCGCCGCGCACCTCATCGCAGCGCCTGCCACCGCATTGCTGGCGGCCGAAGCCGAATATGCCGGGCGCTGCGCCACGGCGCTTCGTGCAGGCACGGCGGCGGCGACCGGCGACGAACAGCCTTTATATCAGGCCTTCGAGGAGGCGTTCGGCAGCCTGCGCCAGTCCGGCCTGATCCGGACAATGGATTTCGCCGATGCCGGCCGCGTCTTCGGCCTCGCCTTCGCGATCGAGATTCTCCACCGCGACCTCGCCGATCTGGGCGGCCGGCTGGGACAGGAGATCGGCAAGACCGGCGGCTGA